A genomic region of Catalinimonas niigatensis contains the following coding sequences:
- a CDS encoding efflux RND transporter permease subunit: MFRKIIHRPVFAIVISVVIVFVGSLAIKQLPISQFPQIAPTTVNIFIAYPGSSADVLVKSTLVTLENSINGVEGMRYIATDATSAGEATVRVIFEPGTDPDQAVVRVKTRVDQVMPLLPELVQREGVVITPIQPSMLMYVNLYGTDKNMDEKFLYNYANVHMIPEIQRIKGVARAQILGSRTYAMRIWLNPDRMRAYDISVDEVMEAMAEQSIVGRPGRIGQSSGISAQSLEYVLTYKGRFNREDEYDKIIIRANSEGESIHLRDIATVELGSEFFDIYSNLDGHPSAAIVLKQNYGSNASDVIAEVKDRLEEMRATFPPGVDYKISYDVSQFLDASIEQVTHTLRDAFILVALVVFIFLGDWRSTLIPILAVPVSLIGAFFVIQFFGLSINLVTLFALVLAIGIVVDDAIVVVEAVHAKMEEEHLNPYNAVKKVMGEISGAIIAITAVMVSVFLPISFMGGPVGTFYRQFSVTMASAIVISAIIALTLTPVLCAMLLKNTHGKPRKKHLLNRALDSFNRGFDRMTGKYVGLLNVIVNRRMLTFGILIAFGIGILLENQILPSGFIPSEDQGTIYAIIQTPPGATLERTNQVSQELQKICEEIEGVESVSSLAGYEIMTEGRGSNAGTCLINLKSWSEREHTVTEIMEELEEESKGLGAIVEFFEPPAIPGFGTSGGFSMRLLDQTTDTDYQEFDKINQEFMDKLSKRKELTGLFTFFAANYPQYELEIDNELAMQKGVSIGDAMENLNILIGSTYEQGFIKFGRFFKVYVQSDPKFRKLPSDVLNLYVRNDHGEMVPYSAFMKMEKKQGPNEITRYNMYNSAAIQGLPAAGYTTGDAIQAIKEVAAETLPRGYDIAWEGLSYDEASRGNEALYVFLIVLAFVYLVLAAQYESFIIPLAVIFSLPVGIFGSFLLLKLMGLNNDIYAQIGLIMLVGLLGKNAVLIVEFAVQKHQKGATILDAAIEGAKVRFRPILMTSFAFIAGLIPLIIATGAGAIGNRTIGSSALGGMLFGTIFGVIIIPGLYYIFGKMADGRHLIKNEEENPLTEEYVHNV; encoded by the coding sequence ATGTTTAGAAAAATCATACACAGGCCGGTCTTTGCGATTGTCATTTCGGTCGTTATCGTTTTTGTAGGTTCGCTGGCCATCAAACAGCTACCTATTTCCCAATTCCCTCAGATTGCTCCGACAACGGTCAATATATTCATCGCTTATCCCGGTTCCAGCGCAGATGTACTGGTGAAATCTACTTTGGTTACTCTGGAAAACTCAATCAATGGGGTAGAAGGTATGCGCTACATCGCTACAGATGCTACCAGTGCCGGTGAAGCTACCGTTAGGGTAATATTTGAACCTGGTACAGACCCCGATCAGGCGGTAGTCCGCGTAAAAACCAGGGTAGACCAGGTGATGCCTCTTTTACCTGAACTGGTTCAGCGTGAAGGAGTCGTCATTACGCCTATCCAGCCCAGTATGTTGATGTATGTCAATCTCTATGGCACGGATAAAAATATGGACGAAAAATTCCTGTACAATTACGCCAACGTTCATATGATCCCTGAAATACAGAGGATCAAAGGGGTGGCCAGAGCACAGATATTAGGAAGCCGGACCTATGCTATGCGTATCTGGCTCAACCCCGACCGTATGCGGGCCTATGATATCTCGGTAGATGAGGTGATGGAGGCAATGGCTGAACAAAGTATTGTAGGCCGTCCGGGTAGAATTGGACAAAGTTCCGGTATCTCTGCCCAGTCACTGGAATATGTGCTGACCTACAAAGGAAGATTTAACAGAGAAGATGAGTACGATAAGATTATTATCCGTGCCAATTCTGAGGGAGAAAGTATCCACCTCAGAGACATCGCCACAGTAGAACTGGGCAGTGAATTTTTTGATATCTATTCCAATCTGGACGGACACCCTTCGGCAGCCATTGTGCTGAAGCAGAACTATGGCAGTAATGCCAGTGATGTTATTGCAGAGGTAAAGGATAGGTTGGAGGAAATGAGAGCCACTTTCCCTCCCGGAGTAGACTATAAAATCAGCTATGACGTATCTCAGTTCCTGGACGCATCTATAGAGCAGGTTACCCATACCCTGAGAGATGCTTTTATCCTGGTGGCTCTGGTGGTATTTATCTTCCTGGGCGACTGGCGTTCTACCCTGATTCCCATTCTGGCTGTGCCGGTATCCCTGATTGGGGCGTTTTTTGTGATTCAGTTTTTTGGGCTTTCCATCAATCTGGTAACGCTGTTTGCGCTGGTATTGGCGATTGGTATTGTAGTAGACGACGCTATTGTGGTAGTGGAAGCCGTGCATGCCAAGATGGAAGAAGAGCACCTCAATCCTTACAATGCAGTGAAAAAAGTAATGGGAGAAATCAGTGGAGCGATCATCGCCATCACAGCCGTTATGGTATCAGTATTCCTACCCATTTCATTTATGGGTGGTCCTGTCGGTACATTTTATCGGCAATTCTCCGTCACCATGGCCAGTGCGATTGTCATTTCAGCCATCATCGCCCTTACGCTCACCCCGGTATTGTGTGCTATGCTGTTGAAGAATACCCACGGCAAACCCAGAAAAAAGCATCTGCTGAACAGAGCCTTGGATAGTTTCAACAGAGGTTTTGACAGAATGACCGGGAAATATGTAGGTCTGTTAAATGTAATCGTCAACAGAAGGATGCTTACTTTCGGAATATTGATCGCCTTCGGCATAGGCATTTTACTTGAAAATCAAATCTTGCCTTCAGGATTTATTCCCAGCGAAGACCAGGGTACGATTTACGCCATCATCCAGACTCCTCCCGGTGCTACGCTGGAAAGAACCAATCAGGTATCGCAGGAGCTTCAGAAAATCTGCGAAGAGATTGAAGGTGTGGAATCTGTCTCTTCTCTGGCAGGTTATGAAATCATGACTGAAGGAAGAGGCTCCAATGCAGGGACCTGTCTGATTAACCTGAAAAGCTGGTCGGAACGTGAACATACTGTGACAGAAATCATGGAAGAACTGGAAGAGGAATCCAAAGGATTAGGGGCTATTGTGGAGTTCTTTGAACCACCTGCCATCCCCGGATTCGGTACTTCAGGTGGCTTCTCCATGCGCTTACTGGATCAGACCACCGATACCGACTATCAGGAGTTTGATAAAATCAACCAGGAGTTTATGGATAAACTGAGCAAACGCAAAGAGCTTACCGGCCTGTTTACCTTTTTTGCGGCCAACTATCCGCAATACGAACTGGAGATAGACAATGAGCTGGCTATGCAGAAGGGCGTATCTATCGGAGATGCCATGGAAAATCTCAATATTCTGATCGGTAGTACCTATGAGCAGGGCTTCATCAAGTTTGGCCGCTTTTTCAAAGTGTACGTCCAGTCTGACCCCAAATTCCGAAAGCTTCCTTCCGATGTGTTGAACCTCTACGTCAGAAATGATCATGGGGAAATGGTACCCTATTCTGCCTTTATGAAAATGGAAAAGAAGCAGGGACCCAATGAGATCACCCGTTATAATATGTATAATTCTGCGGCCATTCAGGGACTGCCAGCAGCAGGGTATACCACCGGAGATGCCATCCAGGCCATCAAAGAAGTGGCTGCCGAAACTTTACCGCGAGGCTATGACATCGCCTGGGAAGGTCTATCTTATGATGAAGCGAGCAGGGGGAATGAGGCGCTTTATGTCTTCCTGATCGTACTGGCCTTCGTCTATCTGGTACTGGCGGCACAGTATGAAAGCTTTATTATTCCTTTGGCAGTCATTTTTTCTTTGCCGGTTGGGATATTCGGTTCGTTTTTGCTGCTCAAACTCATGGGGCTGAACAACGACATCTATGCACAGATCGGACTGATTATGCTGGTAGGTCTGCTCGGTAAAAACGCTGTGCTGATTGTTGAATTTGCCGTACAGAAACACCAGAAAGGAGCTACCATTCTGGATGCAGCCATTGAAGGAGCCAAAGTACGTTTCCGTCCCATATTGATGACTTCTTTTGCTTTTATTGCCGGATTGATACCCCTGATCATTGCTACCGGAGCAGGCGCCATTGGTAACCGCACGATAGGTTCCTCTGCCCTCGGCGGTATGCTGTTCGGAACAATTTTCGGGGTCATCATCATCCCGGGATTGTACTACATATTCGGCAAAATGGCAGATGGTCGCCACCTGATCAAAAATGAAGAGGAAAATCCTTTAACCGAAGAATATGTTCATAATGTATAA
- a CDS encoding TolC family protein: protein MYKRILYQCLGAACITLMVAACKTPALVEKSVNRDVPARYNDAQDTTNTANIVWKDYFTDPYLNALIDTALSNNQELNITLQEIEITRNEVRVRKGEYLPFVDLRAGAGVEKPGRYTVMGATEATTDIEPGKEMPDPIQDYVLGAFAHWEVDIWHKLRNARQAAAERYLATVEGKNFMVTNLVSEIANAYYELLALDNQLDIVRQNIEIQSNALEIVRLQKEATRVTELAVRRFEAQVYKTRSLQFDIQQEITETENWINFLVGRFPQPVDRSSQNFSELVPKRIQAGIPSQLLENRPDIQQAELELAAARLDVKVAKANFYPSLDISAGVGLQAFNPSFLVKTPESMLYSLAGDLAAPLINRNAIKATYYSANARQIQAVYDYERTVLNAYMEVANQLAKINNLENSYDLKAQQVQALNESIEISNDLFRSARADYMEVLMTQRDALESKFELIETKRQQMNAMVNIYQALGGGWNE, encoded by the coding sequence ATGTATAAGAGAATCCTATATCAATGCCTGGGAGCGGCCTGCATCACTTTGATGGTTGCAGCATGTAAAACGCCTGCCTTAGTGGAAAAATCGGTGAATAGAGATGTACCTGCGCGTTACAACGACGCGCAGGACACTACCAATACAGCCAATATAGTTTGGAAAGATTATTTTACCGATCCTTACCTGAATGCCCTGATTGATACCGCGCTCTCCAATAACCAGGAGCTGAATATTACCTTGCAGGAAATAGAGATCACCAGAAACGAAGTGCGAGTCAGAAAGGGAGAGTACTTACCTTTTGTAGACTTAAGGGCCGGGGCCGGGGTGGAAAAACCCGGCAGATATACGGTGATGGGCGCCACAGAGGCTACTACTGACATTGAGCCGGGGAAAGAAATGCCTGATCCTATTCAGGATTATGTCCTGGGAGCTTTTGCTCACTGGGAAGTGGACATTTGGCACAAGCTGCGCAATGCCCGACAGGCGGCAGCAGAGCGTTATCTGGCTACGGTGGAAGGCAAAAATTTCATGGTCACCAATCTGGTATCCGAGATTGCCAATGCCTATTATGAATTGCTGGCCCTGGACAATCAACTGGATATCGTCAGGCAGAACATTGAAATCCAGAGCAATGCCCTGGAAATTGTCAGGCTGCAGAAAGAAGCTACCCGAGTGACTGAGCTGGCGGTGCGCAGGTTTGAAGCCCAGGTATACAAAACCAGAAGTCTTCAGTTTGACATCCAGCAGGAGATTACGGAAACGGAGAACTGGATTAACTTTCTGGTAGGAAGATTTCCTCAACCAGTAGATAGAAGTTCTCAGAATTTCAGTGAACTGGTACCTAAGAGGATTCAGGCAGGTATTCCTTCACAATTGCTGGAAAACCGCCCTGATATCCAACAGGCTGAGCTGGAACTGGCGGCAGCCAGGCTGGATGTGAAAGTAGCCAAAGCTAACTTTTATCCTTCGCTGGATATTTCTGCCGGTGTGGGGTTGCAGGCCTTTAACCCTTCCTTTCTGGTCAAAACGCCCGAATCCATGTTGTATTCACTGGCAGGAGATTTGGCTGCACCTCTGATCAACCGAAATGCCATCAAAGCCACTTATTACAGTGCCAATGCCAGGCAGATACAGGCCGTTTACGATTACGAACGCACAGTGTTGAATGCTTACATGGAAGTGGCCAATCAGTTGGCAAAGATCAATAATCTGGAAAATAGTTACGATCTGAAAGCACAGCAGGTACAGGCCCTTAATGAGTCCATTGAGATTTCCAATGACCTTTTCAGATCGGCCAGAGCAGATTATATGGAAGTACTGATGACCCAACGCGATGCGCTGGAATCCAAATTTGAACTGATTGAAACCAAAAGGCAGCAAATGAACGCCATGGTCAATATTTACCAGGCCCTGGGCGGCGGATGGAATGAATAA
- a CDS encoding pepsin/retropepsin-like aspartic protease family protein, which produces MFEKVARIFIATCVALTLFFLCFIFYRYLFQGSDEPMFGVYLLITFLGLGFLMAWFMRYQPYFLYPQLTAMLLISIAVLIRNLIAHSTYTEQPEAYHEWLSKKERFVLPFQVGKYGHILLKAQVNDTSGLFLFDTGASLSTLHEGIPGDGEFQNEFTLTDAQGLQESKKLRVMDHFQFGYVKVQHMVFWPVDSNAWKQGGAFVGQRQIVGIIGNNFIPNYVWDFDMRNQQVSLAKSIDALDTIHNHTSLPLAPMEGNWKIPVSINGEKKNFLLDFGYITSIRLKDTLLKDDDTKHGMMLSTPKSAFSHTLNEENRSDTLSYTIAKSVWLGDQEFTNVLCFEKDFFDLIGLQFIWAFDRVILNYPDQQIHLIKHQDRPEVLDMKTLNYKLTQHIQMLQHGFFEMTLNHYAAVNTKRITEDQDTLDARYLFYGKSKHWGQNRWDVDSITSMDSVQLPNGVIKQAPVTIDLTNGYFTDP; this is translated from the coding sequence ATGTTTGAAAAAGTAGCCAGAATCTTCATCGCCACCTGTGTGGCCCTCACACTTTTTTTCCTCTGCTTTATATTTTATCGCTACCTTTTTCAAGGTTCTGATGAACCCATGTTCGGAGTGTATTTGCTGATCACTTTCCTGGGGCTTGGGTTCCTCATGGCTTGGTTCATGCGCTACCAACCTTATTTTTTATATCCTCAGCTTACAGCGATGCTCCTGATTAGTATTGCTGTTTTGATAAGAAACCTGATTGCTCATTCTACATATACTGAACAACCTGAAGCCTACCATGAATGGCTGAGCAAAAAAGAGCGCTTTGTCCTACCCTTCCAGGTAGGGAAATACGGACATATCCTCCTGAAAGCACAAGTCAATGACACCAGTGGTTTGTTTTTGTTTGATACGGGTGCGAGTCTGAGCACCCTTCATGAAGGCATTCCCGGCGATGGGGAATTTCAAAATGAGTTTACGTTGACTGATGCACAGGGCTTGCAAGAAAGTAAAAAGCTGAGAGTTATGGATCATTTCCAATTTGGATACGTCAAAGTACAGCATATGGTGTTCTGGCCTGTGGATAGCAATGCATGGAAACAGGGAGGTGCTTTCGTGGGACAAAGGCAGATTGTAGGGATCATTGGCAATAATTTTATTCCGAATTATGTGTGGGATTTTGATATGAGGAATCAGCAGGTCAGTCTGGCAAAATCCATAGATGCCCTGGATACTATCCATAACCATACTTCTTTACCCTTAGCACCTATGGAGGGGAATTGGAAGATTCCTGTTAGCATTAATGGAGAAAAGAAGAATTTTCTACTGGATTTTGGGTACATCACCAGCATACGATTGAAAGATACGCTCCTCAAAGATGATGACACTAAACATGGAATGATGTTAAGTACGCCTAAGTCAGCTTTTAGCCATACCCTGAATGAAGAGAATCGTTCGGACACCCTTTCCTATACAATAGCCAAAAGTGTATGGTTGGGAGATCAGGAATTTACCAATGTCTTATGCTTTGAAAAAGATTTCTTTGATCTGATCGGCTTGCAGTTTATCTGGGCTTTTGACAGAGTGATACTGAATTATCCAGATCAGCAAATTCACCTCATAAAACATCAAGACAGACCGGAAGTGTTGGACATGAAGACTTTGAACTACAAACTAACCCAACATATACAGATGCTACAACATGGTTTTTTTGAAATGACCTTAAATCATTATGCAGCTGTAAATACCAAAAGGATTACGGAAGATCAGGATACCCTTGATGCCCGATATTTGTTTTACGGAAAGTCCAAACACTGGGGTCAAAACCGCTGGGATGTAGATAGCATCACAAGCATGGACTCTGTACAACTTCCCAATGGTGTAATCAAACAGGCACCTGTAACCATTGATTTGACCAATGGCTATTTTACTGATCCCTGA
- a CDS encoding Gfo/Idh/MocA family oxidoreductase has translation MQKDKINIAIVGLGFGAEFIPIYQKHPNANMYAICQRTQSKLDEVGDAFGIEKRYTSYEDLLKDPEVDAVHINTPIPDHATQSIKALKAGKHVACTVPMATTVEECEQIVKLTKETGLTYMMMETVVYAREFLFMKELYENGELGKVQFLKASHQQDMDGWPNYWPGLPPMYYATHCVGPVLGLTRAEAEYVSCFGSGTIREELHKHYNSPYAVETTHIRFRNSDLTAHIYRSLFDVARQYRESFEVYGSKKGVEWPLIEGQPLVVHTAKKPEPEIPEQVESPDYAKLLPKEIQHFTTKGVYDEDEHQHLSFTQGAGHGGSHPHLVHAFLDALVKGQDPYPNAVQSANITCVGIIAHESAQKNGEVMKMPAFTLQS, from the coding sequence ATGCAGAAAGATAAAATTAACATAGCCATCGTTGGCTTAGGTTTTGGCGCTGAATTTATTCCCATTTACCAGAAGCATCCTAATGCTAATATGTATGCCATCTGCCAGCGTACGCAGTCCAAACTGGATGAAGTAGGCGATGCCTTTGGTATTGAAAAGCGTTATACCTCTTATGAAGACTTGCTGAAAGATCCTGAGGTTGATGCAGTGCATATCAATACGCCCATTCCCGATCATGCCACCCAATCCATCAAAGCCCTGAAAGCCGGTAAGCATGTGGCCTGTACCGTGCCTATGGCTACTACTGTAGAAGAATGTGAGCAAATCGTAAAGCTGACTAAAGAAACCGGTCTCACTTACATGATGATGGAAACTGTAGTATATGCGCGCGAATTCCTTTTCATGAAAGAACTTTACGAAAATGGTGAACTGGGCAAAGTACAGTTTCTGAAAGCCAGCCATCAGCAGGATATGGATGGATGGCCCAACTACTGGCCGGGTTTACCGCCCATGTATTACGCTACTCACTGCGTTGGACCAGTACTTGGGTTGACCCGTGCTGAGGCAGAATATGTCTCCTGCTTTGGTTCAGGTACTATCCGCGAAGAACTGCACAAGCATTACAATTCGCCTTATGCGGTAGAAACTACCCATATCAGATTCAGAAACTCTGACCTGACTGCCCACATTTACCGTTCCCTCTTTGATGTAGCTCGTCAGTACCGGGAAAGTTTTGAAGTCTATGGTTCTAAAAAAGGCGTAGAATGGCCGCTGATCGAAGGTCAGCCTTTGGTCGTGCATACTGCCAAGAAGCCTGAACCGGAAATCCCTGAACAAGTGGAAAGCCCGGATTACGCTAAACTCTTGCCCAAAGAGATTCAGCACTTTACCACCAAAGGGGTGTATGATGAAGATGAGCATCAGCATTTGTCCTTTACGCAGGGCGCAGGACATGGAGGCTCACATCCGCATCTGGTCCATGCTTTTCTGGATGCTTTGGTGAAAGGTCAGGACCCTTATCCCAATGCTGTGCAGTCGGCCAATATCACCTGTGTAGGTATCATTGCCCATGAGTCAGCCCAGAAGAATGGTGAGGTAATGAAGATGCCTGCATTCACTTTGCAGTCATAA
- a CDS encoding sugar phosphate isomerase/epimerase family protein produces the protein MKPTFGVSTWLWTSPFNTATAQSLFPKIREMGYEVVEIPVEYPEQINGEKVREALDQNGLKAVVCGAFGPTRDLTHEDPEIHQACFDYISECFKLCNAWDAKFLAGPMYAAVGKTRMLSSEERKVEWDRAVTNLRKVCDMASKEGLSLALEALNRFESDLINTVEDVQRLVKDINHEAAKIMVDVFHMNIEEPDMEKAVKLAGDKLIHVQIADNYRGTPGTGSVRWDLLRKGLADINYNGVISIESFTPEIKELAGAVCIWRHLAPDQDLFASEGLAFMKKTFDY, from the coding sequence ATGAAGCCTACTTTTGGCGTGAGCACCTGGCTGTGGACCTCTCCCTTTAACACAGCAACTGCCCAATCCCTATTTCCTAAGATCAGGGAAATGGGATATGAGGTAGTAGAGATTCCGGTGGAATATCCCGAGCAGATCAATGGTGAAAAGGTAAGAGAAGCCTTAGATCAAAATGGTTTGAAAGCAGTGGTTTGTGGAGCCTTTGGCCCTACACGCGACCTTACCCATGAAGACCCTGAGATACATCAGGCCTGTTTTGACTATATCTCCGAATGTTTTAAGCTTTGCAATGCCTGGGATGCCAAATTTCTGGCTGGACCTATGTACGCTGCCGTGGGCAAAACCCGTATGCTCAGCTCCGAAGAAAGGAAAGTAGAGTGGGACAGGGCAGTGACCAACCTCAGAAAAGTCTGTGATATGGCCAGCAAAGAAGGCTTATCGCTGGCACTGGAAGCGCTCAACCGTTTTGAATCAGACCTGATCAATACTGTGGAAGATGTGCAGCGTTTGGTAAAAGACATCAACCATGAGGCTGCCAAAATCATGGTAGATGTATTCCATATGAACATAGAAGAGCCGGATATGGAAAAGGCAGTGAAACTGGCCGGGGATAAGCTTATTCACGTACAGATCGCCGACAACTACCGTGGTACACCTGGCACAGGTTCAGTACGCTGGGATTTACTGCGAAAGGGGTTAGCAGATATTAATTATAATGGTGTTATCTCTATTGAGAGTTTTACGCCGGAAATCAAAGAACTGGCAGGAGCCGTTTGTATCTGGCGCCACTTGGCTCCGGATCAGGATCTCTTTGCCTCCGAGGGACTGGCCTTTATGAAAAAGACTTTTGACTATTAA
- a CDS encoding AraC family transcriptional regulator, translating into MPHALRKSPIPDTHTFVIKELREPYFDPNWHFHQEYQLFVVLKGKGTRFVGDHIKSFEEGDLVFTGPNLPHLWRSDVGYFEGNSDLLTHGIVIYFQEHFPGKDLIQKEEAIHLRHFLDKSRRGLEIGGNCAKQITQMMKNLLKKDGLESIIYLLEMLNTMIHSHEILELSSPGYTNSLKDGDSEIMNLIHAYVMDNFKHTISLKEVSSIANMTPTSFSRYFKMHANKTFSELVSEVRIGHACRLLIENKMNVSQTCYESGFQTLTNFNRQFKALMKRTPLQYKKEYESAVRKTPKD; encoded by the coding sequence ATGCCTCATGCTTTAAGAAAATCGCCTATTCCGGATACCCACACTTTTGTGATAAAGGAATTGAGAGAGCCCTACTTTGATCCTAACTGGCATTTTCATCAGGAATATCAGCTTTTTGTGGTCCTCAAAGGTAAAGGCACCCGCTTTGTAGGAGACCACATCAAATCATTTGAAGAGGGTGATCTGGTCTTTACCGGGCCTAACCTTCCCCATTTATGGCGCAGTGATGTAGGATATTTTGAGGGAAATTCAGATTTGCTTACCCATGGGATTGTCATCTATTTTCAGGAGCATTTTCCCGGAAAAGATTTAATCCAGAAAGAAGAAGCGATTCATCTGCGGCACTTTCTTGACAAATCCAGAAGAGGGTTGGAAATAGGGGGTAATTGCGCAAAGCAAATTACCCAGATGATGAAGAATCTTTTGAAGAAAGATGGCCTGGAAAGCATCATTTACCTGTTAGAGATGTTAAATACAATGATCCATTCACATGAAATTCTTGAACTTTCCAGTCCGGGATACACTAACTCTCTGAAAGATGGAGATTCGGAAATCATGAATCTGATCCATGCTTATGTAATGGACAACTTTAAGCATACCATCAGTCTCAAAGAGGTTTCTTCCATTGCCAATATGACCCCCACCTCGTTCAGCAGATACTTTAAAATGCATGCCAACAAAACCTTTTCCGAACTGGTGAGTGAAGTAAGAATCGGGCATGCCTGTCGTCTGCTCATTGAGAACAAAATGAATGTGTCACAGACCTGTTATGAAAGCGGATTCCAGACCCTGACCAATTTTAACCGGCAGTTTAAAGCGCTGATGAAGCGTACACCACTGCAATATAAGAAGGAGTATGAAAGCGCCGTGAGAAAGACACCTAAGGATTGA
- a CDS encoding sigma-70 family RNA polymerase sigma factor encodes MRQLKISKQITSRESQSLDKYLQEIGKVDLITPDMEAELAKRIREGDQVALEKLTKANLRFVVSVAKQYQNKGLTLNDLINEGNLGLMKAAQRFDETRGFKFISYAVWWIRQSIMQSLAEQSRMVRLPLNRIGTLTKISRIFAELEQKFQREPSMEELAEVLEITEEEVAMNLKVASRHLSMDAPFASGEENGLLDVLEDKNEHMPDADLLSDSLKRELQRSLSTLTQREADVIMLYFGLNGGQAMTLEEIGNKYSLTRERVRQIKEKATRRLRHSSRSNALRPYLG; translated from the coding sequence ATGAGACAACTTAAGATAAGCAAGCAGATCACAAGCCGGGAAAGCCAATCTCTGGATAAGTACTTACAAGAAATAGGCAAGGTGGATCTGATCACACCCGATATGGAGGCAGAACTTGCCAAAAGGATAAGAGAAGGAGATCAGGTAGCCCTCGAGAAGTTGACCAAAGCCAATTTGCGCTTTGTGGTATCTGTAGCCAAGCAATATCAAAACAAAGGTTTAACCCTGAATGACCTGATCAACGAGGGAAATCTAGGACTCATGAAGGCCGCCCAACGCTTTGACGAAACCCGAGGTTTTAAATTCATCTCTTATGCCGTATGGTGGATACGTCAGTCCATTATGCAGTCGCTGGCCGAGCAGTCTCGTATGGTACGTTTGCCTTTGAATCGTATCGGAACCCTTACCAAGATCAGCAGGATATTTGCTGAACTGGAACAAAAATTTCAGCGTGAACCTTCAATGGAAGAGCTAGCGGAAGTGTTAGAAATTACAGAGGAAGAAGTGGCTATGAACCTAAAAGTAGCAAGCCGTCACCTTTCTATGGATGCTCCTTTTGCCAGCGGTGAGGAGAATGGCTTACTCGATGTACTTGAAGATAAAAATGAGCATATGCCTGATGCTGATTTACTAAGTGATTCTTTAAAGAGAGAATTACAACGTTCTCTTTCTACGCTTACCCAAAGAGAGGCCGATGTGATCATGTTGTACTTTGGCCTAAACGGCGGTCAGGCCATGACGCTGGAAGAAATTGGAAATAAATACAGTCTGACCAGAGAGCGTGTACGCCAGATCAAAGAAAAAGCTACCCGCAGGCTCAGGCATAGCTCCAGAAGCAATGCATTGAGACCTTACCTGGGTTAG
- a CDS encoding 3-oxoacyl-ACP synthase III family protein — protein sequence MSKSPFYSIITGTGRYIPSQIVKNEAFLKNEFYNASGQRIEKSNDNIISKFQQITDIKERRYVDDELVTSDIGYFAAEAALASAQADKEKLDYIIVAHNFGDVLKSNKKTDIVPSLAARIKHRLGIHNPYTVAYDLPFGCPGWLQGLIQADYYIKAGDAKNILVIGAEVLSRISDPHDIDSMIYSDGAGAVLVEAVESEYPVGILAHKTRSDTLNHAHLLRMDVSYNPEYKDDTLFLKMDGRKLYEYALTTVPQLVSDCLDKAEVSIADIKKVLIHQANAKMDEAILSRLFKLLEVAEIPENLMPMTISTLGNNSVATVPVLIDMLLKGEFENHHIHQGEHLVFASVGAGMNVNAMVYKLP from the coding sequence ATGTCAAAAAGTCCTTTCTATTCTATCATAACAGGAACCGGCCGCTACATCCCTTCTCAAATTGTAAAAAATGAAGCATTCCTAAAAAATGAGTTTTACAATGCATCAGGACAGAGAATTGAAAAATCTAATGACAATATCATCAGCAAATTTCAACAGATCACAGATATCAAAGAAAGAAGGTATGTAGATGATGAATTGGTCACCTCAGACATAGGTTATTTTGCTGCCGAAGCAGCTCTGGCTTCTGCTCAAGCAGATAAGGAGAAGTTAGACTATATCATTGTCGCCCATAATTTTGGCGATGTGCTCAAGTCAAATAAAAAAACCGACATTGTACCCAGTCTTGCCGCCAGGATCAAACATAGACTAGGAATTCATAACCCTTATACTGTTGCTTATGACCTGCCTTTTGGTTGTCCGGGATGGCTTCAGGGATTAATTCAGGCAGATTATTATATCAAAGCCGGAGATGCTAAAAACATTCTGGTGATCGGAGCCGAAGTTCTCTCACGCATCTCTGATCCGCATGACATCGATAGCATGATTTATTCTGATGGGGCGGGAGCCGTGTTGGTAGAAGCGGTAGAGAGTGAATACCCTGTGGGAATCCTTGCTCACAAAACCAGATCAGACACTTTGAACCATGCACATTTGCTTAGGATGGACGTATCTTATAATCCTGAATACAAGGATGATACGCTCTTTCTCAAGATGGATGGAAGAAAGTTATACGAATACGCACTTACCACGGTTCCTCAGTTGGTGAGCGATTGCCTGGATAAAGCAGAGGTATCCATTGCAGACATCAAAAAAGTGCTTATCCATCAAGCCAATGCCAAAATGGATGAAGCTATCTTATCGCGCTTGTTCAAATTACTGGAAGTAGCAGAAATCCCCGAAAATCTGATGCCCATGACCATTTCTACTTTGGGCAACAATTCAGTGGCTACTGTACCGGTATTGATAGATATGTTACTCAAAGGTGAATTTGAAAACCATCATATCCATCAGGGTGAGCATCTTGTTTTTGCCTCAGTTGGGGCAGGAATGAATGTAAATGCTATGGTGTATAAATTGCCTTAA